In Xiphophorus maculatus strain JP 163 A chromosome 2, X_maculatus-5.0-male, whole genome shotgun sequence, one genomic interval encodes:
- the LOC102218818 gene encoding transcription factor 12-like isoform X2, with protein MYCAHPASGTGNNSLMYCYNMKPVYGQPPSSDGNSTSHSSSKVPSNVFASTFFEGMSNSPDIWSAVNGLNQQGYEGALGASAGHQTQLGSYNSLQPTHGNLDFSPHSVLAAEMNRGLPPMSTFHRNNTVSRSPSDSHSENPAVSGSQVNLSGASQTGDTLGKALASIYSPDHTSSSFPSSSSTPVRSPSPLPNAAESTGNNLWPRSSVQPPVSPHFESSLISLSQVEDRLDRLDDVIHVLRNHAVGPTSCLPSDLHGLLGQSHHSHPASTAPLTCHTPAMVEGVSMNNNHSAFQSRTQNGHPYPPRQRNTFLQGGGLGVQSNLELKMESREGEEMMHTNHDHGSDSPRSDEESEHKTHGENSTQNSIHEDEDLSPEQKAERERERRMANNARERLRVRDINEAFKELGHMCQLHLNSEKPQTKLLVLHQAVAVILSLEQQVRERNLNPKAACLRRREEEKASSIMSDPQSVHLAFHPSLTDPSNPMGHL; from the exons ATGTACTGTGCTCATCCTGCCTCTGGGACAGGCAACAACTCACTGATGTACTGCTACAACATGAAGCCG GTTTATGGGCAGCCTCCCAGCTCTGATGGCAACTCAACTTCACACTCATCAAGCAAAGTCCCCAGCAATGTGTTTGCAAGCACCTTCTTTG AGGGGATGAGCAATTCTCCGGACATCTGGAGCGCCGTAAACGGGCTGAACCAGCAGGGCTATGAAGGTGCGCTGGGGGCCTCGGCGGGCCACCAAACACAGCTGGGGAGCTACAACAGCCTGCAGCCGACCCACGGTAACCTG GATTTCTCTCCTCACTCGGTGCTGGCGGCTGAAATGAACAGAGGTTTACCGCCGATGTCCACCTTTCACCGCAACAACACGGTGTCCCGCTCTCCCTCTGACAGCCACTCCGAGAATCCAGCAg TCTCAGGGAGCCAAGTGAATTTGTCAGGAGCGTCACAGACAGGCGATACGCTGGGAAAAGCTTTGGCCTCT ATTTATTCCCCCGATCACACGAGCAGCAGCTTCCCCTCCAGCTCCTCTACACCAGTGAGATCTCCTTCCCCGCTCCCAAACGCAGCTGAATCTACAG ggAACAACTTGTGGCCCCGCAGTTCAGTTCAGCCACCGGTGTCACCTCATTTTGAATCCTCACTCATATCATTG TCTCAGGTGGAGGACCGCCTGGACAGATTGGACGACGTCATCCACGTTCTGAGGAACCACGCCGTGGGCCCCACTTCCTGTCTGCCCAGCGACCTCCACGGCTTACTGGGCCAGTCCCACCACAGCCACCCAGCCAGCACCGCACCGCTCACCTGTCACACTCCAGCAATG GTCGAAGGTGTCTCCATGAACAACAATCACTCAGCCTTCCAGAGCCGAACACAAAATGGCCACCCATATCCGCCCAGACAGAGGAACACATTCCTACAAG gCGGTGGCTTGGGTGTTCAGAGTAACCTGGAGTTAAAGATGGAAAGCAGGGAAGGGGAGGAGATGATGCACACCAACCACGACCACGGCTCAGACAGCCCGAGATCAGACGAGGAGAGTGAACACAAAACACACGGAGAGAACAGCACGCAGAACAg CATCCACGAGGACGAGGACCTGAGCCCAGAGCAGAAGGCCGAGCGTGAGCGAGAGCGGAGGATGGCCAACAACGCTAGAGAGCGTCTGCGTGTGCGGGACATCAACGAGGCCTTCAAGGAGCTGGGCCACATGTGTCAGCTGCACCTGAACAGCGAGAAGCCGCAGACCAAACTGCTGGTTCTGCACCAGGCCGTGGCCGTGATCCTTAGTCTGGagcagcaggtcagag AGAGAAACCTGAACCCAAAGGCTGCATGTCTGCggagaagagaagaagagaaggcGTCCAGCATCATGTCGGATCCACAGTCTGTACATCTCGCTTTCCATCCGAGCCTGACGGACCCGTCGAACCCCATGGGTCACCTCTGA
- the LOC102218818 gene encoding transcription factor 12-like isoform X1, with product MYCAHPASGTGNNSLMYCYNMKPVYGQPPSSDGNSTSHSSSKVPSNVFASTFFEGMSNSPDIWSAVNGLNQQGYEGALGASAGHQTQLGSYNSLQPTHGNLDFSPHSVLAAEMNRGLPPMSTFHRNNTVSRSPSDSHSENPAVSGSQVNLSGASQTGDTLGKALASIYSPDHTSSSFPSSSSTPVRSPSPLPNAAESTGNNLWPRSSVQPPVSPHFESSLISLSQVEDRLDRLDDVIHVLRNHAVGPTSCLPSDLHGLLGQSHHSHPASTAPLTCHTPAMVEGVSMNNNHSAFQSRTQNGHPYPPRQRNTFLQGAGGGGGGLGVQSNLELKMESREGEEMMHTNHDHGSDSPRSDEESEHKTHGENSTQNSIHEDEDLSPEQKAERERERRMANNARERLRVRDINEAFKELGHMCQLHLNSEKPQTKLLVLHQAVAVILSLEQQVRERNLNPKAACLRRREEEKASSIMSDPQSVHLAFHPSLTDPSNPMGHL from the exons ATGTACTGTGCTCATCCTGCCTCTGGGACAGGCAACAACTCACTGATGTACTGCTACAACATGAAGCCG GTTTATGGGCAGCCTCCCAGCTCTGATGGCAACTCAACTTCACACTCATCAAGCAAAGTCCCCAGCAATGTGTTTGCAAGCACCTTCTTTG AGGGGATGAGCAATTCTCCGGACATCTGGAGCGCCGTAAACGGGCTGAACCAGCAGGGCTATGAAGGTGCGCTGGGGGCCTCGGCGGGCCACCAAACACAGCTGGGGAGCTACAACAGCCTGCAGCCGACCCACGGTAACCTG GATTTCTCTCCTCACTCGGTGCTGGCGGCTGAAATGAACAGAGGTTTACCGCCGATGTCCACCTTTCACCGCAACAACACGGTGTCCCGCTCTCCCTCTGACAGCCACTCCGAGAATCCAGCAg TCTCAGGGAGCCAAGTGAATTTGTCAGGAGCGTCACAGACAGGCGATACGCTGGGAAAAGCTTTGGCCTCT ATTTATTCCCCCGATCACACGAGCAGCAGCTTCCCCTCCAGCTCCTCTACACCAGTGAGATCTCCTTCCCCGCTCCCAAACGCAGCTGAATCTACAG ggAACAACTTGTGGCCCCGCAGTTCAGTTCAGCCACCGGTGTCACCTCATTTTGAATCCTCACTCATATCATTG TCTCAGGTGGAGGACCGCCTGGACAGATTGGACGACGTCATCCACGTTCTGAGGAACCACGCCGTGGGCCCCACTTCCTGTCTGCCCAGCGACCTCCACGGCTTACTGGGCCAGTCCCACCACAGCCACCCAGCCAGCACCGCACCGCTCACCTGTCACACTCCAGCAATG GTCGAAGGTGTCTCCATGAACAACAATCACTCAGCCTTCCAGAGCCGAACACAAAATGGCCACCCATATCCGCCCAGACAGAGGAACACATTCCTACAAGgtgcaggaggaggag gCGGTGGCTTGGGTGTTCAGAGTAACCTGGAGTTAAAGATGGAAAGCAGGGAAGGGGAGGAGATGATGCACACCAACCACGACCACGGCTCAGACAGCCCGAGATCAGACGAGGAGAGTGAACACAAAACACACGGAGAGAACAGCACGCAGAACAg CATCCACGAGGACGAGGACCTGAGCCCAGAGCAGAAGGCCGAGCGTGAGCGAGAGCGGAGGATGGCCAACAACGCTAGAGAGCGTCTGCGTGTGCGGGACATCAACGAGGCCTTCAAGGAGCTGGGCCACATGTGTCAGCTGCACCTGAACAGCGAGAAGCCGCAGACCAAACTGCTGGTTCTGCACCAGGCCGTGGCCGTGATCCTTAGTCTGGagcagcaggtcagag AGAGAAACCTGAACCCAAAGGCTGCATGTCTGCggagaagagaagaagagaaggcGTCCAGCATCATGTCGGATCCACAGTCTGTACATCTCGCTTTCCATCCGAGCCTGACGGACCCGTCGAACCCCATGGGTCACCTCTGA